Part of the Virgibacillus necropolis genome, TTTCTCCTTTAGCAATTTCTGCAGAAAACATGGAAACAATCATGTTGTTCCATTGCCATTCATGAATAGGCATGAAGTAGTAATCCGATTCCGTTCCCCCTAAAGACTTAAGCCTTTTTCCAAAGCGTTCACTTTTCTCTTGTCCCAGTTCTTGTACGATTACATCTTCATAAGCTAAACCATCAATGGAATGAAATGTACCGATGTTTTTGCGGACAGCAATCCAGGATAAGTTCACCCTCTTTTGTTGTTCAGGTGCATATTCCAGATAATCATCATATCCAAATCCGATGCGGCCTTTGTTATATGTAATCCACGGATGTCCCGTCATTTCCCCCTCCAGTTCGGCATAATCGAGTTCAGTTAATTGATCAGCAGATCTGGCTTTTCCCTTCAAATGAGTATCTGCGACAAGTGTATGCAAATATTCCTTCACTAAGTGACCTGCTGTTGGACCGGTCATCTTTCCTTCTTCTTGAATGCTTAATAAAAGAGCGAGAGACAACGGTATATCTGTTTCTTCTACTACTTGGATTTCAATACTCTCAACCGACACTTGAAAACTATCGAATAAACGAGGTTTCGCTTCAAACTGGTACACCGTTCCCTTTTTATCACGCCATTCATAAAACTGAATGTCTTCTTTTTTCCTAAGCAATGTCGGCGTAATGATTTCTTCGTACATAAACTCTTGGAGCATTTTTGCCAAAAGTTGCCGATCTGCTTCTTTCCAGACTTTTTCAGTTAACATATTTAAAGGTGTTTCACTAATTTTCATGATGGTCCACTCCCTACCTTCTCCTATATTCCGAATTGCTGGAATACATTGTTTTTATATGTTTGATATACTTCTTTTTCTGCTAGTTGGTTGATAATTATCGCGTTCCGAAACGCCCCAAGACCCAAATCAGGCGCGCCGACACCATGTGTATGAAGCTCCCCGTTTTGTATGAATAAATGATTATGACCCGCGTTGTTCAATTTCAATTTATAATCTTCTTGAATAACAAGCTGACCTGTTTCATCCCACTCCAACACAGACTTTAATCCTTTTAAACAATCGGGAATGTACGAGCGATAACCTGTTGCAAGAATAACTACCTCACTTTCCAGTTGCATGTTTTCTTCTTGTTCATGTTGATACATTGATAAATGATAGTGACCATTTTTTTCCTTGATGGACTCAAGCTCGGTCAATGCCTGCAGATGAACATTCGTTGTTTTGGCTCCAATTGTTCGTTCATACAATAAATCATAAATGTCGGCACTTGTATCACTGCTAATTCCTTTGTATAGTAATGCCTGTTTGTCCAGGATTGTTTTCTTCTTTTCTTTCGGCAGTTTATAAAAGTAACGGGTATAATCTGGTGAAAAATGTTCCAGTCCAAGCTTGGAATATTCCATTGGATAAAACCCATTTGATCTTGTATACCAAGACAATTTATAATCATGACTTTGTTGTTTGGCCAATAGATCATGGAATATTTCAGCTGCACTCTGCCCTGAGCCTACGACCGTAACCGAAGTTGTTTTTAGCACATTTTCCTGCTTATTCTTATACTGAGAAGAATGAAATACCTGATCACCAAGAGCCGAATGAAACCTTTCAGGAACGTATGGACTTGTTCCTACTCCTACTACCACATGTTTGGCGTAATACGTTTCTTGTTCTTTTTTTCTAGATGAAAAGACAGTAACGCAAAAATGTCCCTCCTCTGTTTGCTCAATGTTCTCCACTTCGCACTCAAACTGAAGCTGTGGAAGTTGTTCCGCTATCCATTGACAATAATGATTGTACTCTGCTCGCGGAATATGAAATTTCTCTAGAAAGTAGAAATGGTAAAGCCGCTTTTGCTCATGCAAATAGTTCATAAAGCTGAAAGGGCTTGTCGGATCCACTATTGTTACAGCATCTGCCATAAAGGGTACTTGCAGTGTCGTTCCTTCTAGCATCATCCCTGGATGCCATTCAAAACATGTTTTTCTATCAAAAAACAAAGAACGACATTCTGTTTTTTCAAGCAAGGCTGCTAATCCGAGATTAAATGGACCAATTCCTACTCCGATGACGTCTAAAATTTGTTTGTTTGCCAATCTGTCCACCTTCTTTCGAACACTTTTCGTTCACATGCCATCAGTAAACCTTTTTTGTCAGGCAATGCAATCTCCTTAACAGGTTGAAAACCACACTTTTTGAACACATGAATCATTTTTTCGTTTTGTATATCGGGTTCTGCTATGATTTTGCGCGTGTTATATACTTGAAATTTTTTATGCAGAATCGTCATCAATAAAGGATAGATGAGGCCTTTTCCTAAAAACTCTCTTGGCCCGATCAGCAAGTGAATCCCTTGATCATATTTATCAAAAGCATAATAATTTCCGATAATATCGCCCTTCACCCAATATGACTCCCAATAACTCATAGGTATCTCATCAAGGCTACCAATCAAGAGGGTTTGATAGTCATCTTGCAAATTTTTATTAACATGTATGATAAAATTTTCCATTGAAATATTTAAATTCCAAAAGGGGATCACATGCTTTTCCTGCATCCATGAGTAAAGTCTACCTAAA contains:
- a CDS encoding lysine N(6)-hydroxylase/L-ornithine N(5)-oxygenase family protein; translated protein: MANKQILDVIGVGIGPFNLGLAALLEKTECRSLFFDRKTCFEWHPGMMLEGTTLQVPFMADAVTIVDPTSPFSFMNYLHEQKRLYHFYFLEKFHIPRAEYNHYCQWIAEQLPQLQFECEVENIEQTEEGHFCVTVFSSRKKEQETYYAKHVVVGVGTSPYVPERFHSALGDQVFHSSQYKNKQENVLKTTSVTVVGSGQSAAEIFHDLLAKQQSHDYKLSWYTRSNGFYPMEYSKLGLEHFSPDYTRYFYKLPKEKKKTILDKQALLYKGISSDTSADIYDLLYERTIGAKTTNVHLQALTELESIKEKNGHYHLSMYQHEQEENMQLESEVVILATGYRSYIPDCLKGLKSVLEWDETGQLVIQEDYKLKLNNAGHNHLFIQNGELHTHGVGAPDLGLGAFRNAIIINQLAEKEVYQTYKNNVFQQFGI
- a CDS encoding GNAT family N-acetyltransferase: MSNTPVQQRYPFERYDSVIHKTISFRHVSMTEDLGRLYSWMQEKHVIPFWNLNISMENFIIHVNKNLQDDYQTLLIGSLDEIPMSYWESYWVKGDIIGNYYAFDKYDQGIHLLIGPREFLGKGLIYPLLMTILHKKFQVYNTRKIIAEPDIQNEKMIHVFKKCGFQPVKEIALPDKKGLLMACERKVFERRWTDWQTNKF